In Pseudomonas sp. P5_109, the genomic window CCGGTTTGGCTCCATCGTTTGACTAGGCTATAAGACCCACTCAAGCGGATTACCCAGGACTGAACATGGCGGTCAAGGCAGCGAAAATCAGCGTGTATGCATGGGAAGGCATTGACCGCAAAGGCACAAAGGTAACCGGTGAGCTCAGCGCTCAAAACCCCGCGCTGATCAAGGCGAAACTGCGCAGGCAAGGCATCAGTCCCGGCAAGGTTCGCAAAAAGAACCAGTCGGTTTTCAACATGGGCAAGCGCATCAAGGCCCAGGACATTGCCCTGTTCACCCGGCAAATGGCGACGATGATGAAGGCCGGCGTGCCGTTGCTGCAGTCGTTCGACATCATCGGCGAAGGCTTTGACAATCCGGCCATGCGCACGCTGGTGGACGAACTGAAACAGGAAGTCGCGGCAGGCAGCAGTTTCGCCGCCGCCCTGCGCAAGAAACCCCGGTATTTCGATGAACTGTATTGCAACCTGGTGGATGCCGGCGAGCAGGCCGGTGCCCTCGATACCCTTTTGGAGCGGGTCGCGACCTACAAGGAAAAAAGCGAAAGTCTCAAGGCCAGGATCAGGAAAGCCATGACCTACCCGCTGGTGGTGGTGTTCGTCGCGGCGATTGTCACCGGGATTCTGCTGGTCAATGTCGTGCCGCAGTTCGAGTCGGTGTTCAAAGGCTTCGGCGCCGAACTGCCGGCCTTCACCGTGATGGTCATTGGCCTGTCGCAATTCATGCAGGCCTGGTGGTGGGTGGTCCTCGGCGCGCTGGTAACGATGGCCTTCGGCATGCGTCACGCCCTCAGGACATCCCCGGCCTGCCGTGACCGGACGGACACCTGGCTGCTTAAACTGCCGCTGGTTGGCACATTGATGTACAAGTCCGCCGTGGCCCGATTCGCCCGTACGCTGTCGACTACTTTCGCGGCCGGCGTGCCACTGGTAGAGGCCCTGGAATCAGTGGCCGGCGCGACCGGCAACATCGTTTTCAAGCGTGCGGTATTGCGCATCCGCCAGGACGTTTCGACCGGCATGCAATTGAATTTCGCCATGCGTACCTCCGGCGTCTTTCCGAACATGGCGATACAGATGACCGCCATCGGCGAAGAGTCAGGCGCCCTGGACGCTATGCTCGACAAAGTCGCGGGGTTCTACGAAGACAACGTCGATAACATGGTCGATAACCTCACCAGCCTGATGGAACCGTTCATCATGGTGGTGCTGGGTGTTATCGTCGGTGGACTGGTAGTTGCCATGTACCTGCCCATCTTCCAACTTGGCTCAGCGATCTGACATGCCCTTGAATGAAATTCTGACCCACTTTCCGCTGGCCTTTGTCCTTCTCGCAGGCATCACCGGCCTGCTGGTCGGCAGTTTCCTCAATGTCGTGATCTGGCGCCTGCCGAAAATGCTCGAACGCGACTGGCGTGAGCAGGCTCATGACATTCTCGGGCTGTCTGGCGAAACGCCGGTGCCCACCTACAACCTGCTGCTGCCCCATTCCCAATGCCCGCACTGCGCTCACCGGATCCGCGCCTGGGAAAACATTCCGCTGCTCAGTTATGTGTTTTTGCGCGGCCGCTGTTCAGCCTGCGCGGCGGCGATCAGCCCGCGCTATCCGTTAACCGAACTGGCTTGTGGCGCGCTATCGGCGTTTGTCGCCTGGCACTTCGGCTTCGGTTGGCCAGCCTGCCTGGTGATGGTCCTGAGCTGGGGTTTGCTGGCGATGAGCCTGATCGACGCCGAACATCAGATATTGCCAGACGTGCTGGTGCTGCCATTGCTATGGCTGGGGTTGATCATCAACAGTTTCGGCCTATTCGCGTCGTTGCACGAGGCGCTTTGGGGGGCGATTGCCGGCTACAGCGTGCTGTGGGCGGTGTTCTGGCTGTTCAAGCTGATCACGGGCAAGGACGGCATGGGCTACGGTGATTTCAAGCTGCTGGCGATGCTGGGCGCCTGGGGTGGCTGGCAGATTTTGCCGCTGACCATCCTGCTGTCTTCGCTGGTGGGTGCCATTATCGGCTTGATGATGCTGCGCTGGCGCAATGCAAAAACCTCGACGCCGATCCCTTTCGGTCCCTATCTGGCCATTGCCGGCTGGATTGCGTTGCTCTGGGGTGGTCAAATAACCGATCTCTATTGGCAGTTTGTCGGTTTGAAATGAATACCCCTGTGGAAAAACCCTGGATTCTCGGCCTGACCGGCGGCATCGGCAGCGGCAAAAGTGCCGCCGCCCAACACTTCATCGACCTGGGCGTGCATGTGGTCGACGCCGACCATGCCGCGCGCTGGGTAGTTGAACCTGGTCGCCCGGCACTGGCACAAATCGCCGGGCACTTCGGCCCAGGCGTGTTGCAGGTCGACGGGCAACTGGACCGCGCCGCGCTACGCAAATTGATCTTCGAAGTGCCTGAAGAGCGCCGCTGGCTGGAGGCCCTCCTGCATCCACTGATCGGCGAGGAAATCGCTCACCACCTGGCGCTGGCAAAATCGCCTTATGCGATTCTGGTTTCGCCGCTGCTGATCGAGTCCGGACAATACGCCATGACCCAACGGGTGCTGGTGATCGATGCCCCGGAACAATTGCAGATTGAACGCACCCTGCAACGAGACCAGACCAGCGAACAGCAAGTCCAGGCGATCCTCAAGGCCCAGTCCAGCCGCCAGGATCGCGTGAGCCATGCCGACGACGTCGTGGTCAATGACCGCGACCTTGCCTGGCTGCACAGCGAGGTCGAACGCCTGCATCACTTTTATCTTACTTTGCGTGGAGGCCAGTCATGAGCCAACCAACAACCGTCGAATGCCCTACCTGTGGCGCCCCCGTGGAATGGACCGCCGAGAGCAAATTCCGGCCCTTCTGCTCCGACCGCTGCAAACTGATCGACCTGGGCGCCTGGGCGTCCGAAGAACACAAGATTCCAGTGGCTCCCGATGCCGAGGACGAGATGTTCAGCGGTGACTTCGACCCGCGTCACTGATCCCGATCATGGCGATGCCAGGCCTTGATGCGAATCAAGGCTTGGGATCGTCATCTTTCCAGGGGGCCGAGAGGTAGCGGGTGCGGTTGAACGTCTCCAGCCATTCCGGGCAGAACACCACCAGCGCACTGACGATCATGCCGTTGATAAACGCTTCGGGGAAAATGATCAGCCACAGGTAACCGACAAAATCCTCCAGCCAATACGGCATCTCGAAACGCTCATCGAACCACAGCAACCACAGTGCCAGCAGCAGGCACAGCAGCGCCGACAGCGCGGCGGCGAAAAATCCGGAAACGAAGATATACACGAAGGGATTTCGCGGTTGCGCGCGCTCCACCAGAATGGCGCAGCACTCGGTAACCAGCACCGGCAGGGCAATCAACAGCGCGCCATTGACCCCGACCGCCGCCAGATCCTGTCGGCCGAGCAACACCAGCCCCATCTGCGCCACCAAGCCGCCCATCAGCGCCAGCGGCCAGTCCAGCAACAGCGTTACCGCTGTCATGCCGATGAAGTGGTAAGACACGCCGGTATCAAAGTCGCGCCGCACCAGCCACAGCAAAAACAGCGCAAACACCGTTCCGAACAGCAGATGCTGACGGCGGCTGTCGGTGAACAGTTCAACCCACGGCGCGCGACAGATCGCCCAGATCAACACCGGCACATAGATCAGCCAGCCGACCGCAAGGGTTTGCGATGACAGCAACTCTGCACCGATCATGGCTACGCGCGACTCCTTGGCGAAAGACAACAGGCACTCAGTCTACACCGCCGCTCGCCTGCCCTTCGACTTCAAGCCCAATGCCGCGAATCGTTCATCACCGCGTCATGTTCGGCGAACAGCTTCGGTAGCTCTGACTTGAGAAAGTCCACCCAGGTGCGCACCTTGGCATCGAGAAAGCGTCGCGAAGGATACAGCGCATACACATTGCGTTCGCGCAGGCGCCATGCTGGTAACACGCGCAGCAAAGTGCCGTCGCTCAAGGGCCGCGTCGCGGTGTAGAACGGCAGCAGGCTGATGCCCATGCCCGCTTCCGAAGCCTTGACCATCGACTCGGCAACATTGCACTGAAAGGTCTTGGCCGGGCAGACGGCGTGCTCGCCGTGCTCGTCCTGGAAAAGCCATTGATCGCTGTACAACGGGTCGAGCATGCGCAGGCATTGATGATCGCTCAGCGCCAGCGGCTGCTGCGGCACGCCCCGACGCTGCAGATAGTCCGGGGAGGCACAGGGCACGCTGTAGATCTGCCCGACGGCTTGCGCAACCATTTGCGAGTCGGCCAGTTCGGGAGCGATCGAAATCACCACATCGTGCCCCTCTTCCAGCGGGTCGGGATTGCGCTGCGACAAGGTCAGCTCGAACACCACATCGGGATAAAGCTCGCTGTAGCGGGCGATCAAGGGCGTGAGCAGCACACCCAGGCCGTTCATGCTGTGCACCCGCAGGCGTCCGGCCGGATTGATATGAGCACCACGGGCCTCGGCCGTCGCCTCATCCATGGCGTCGACGATTTGCCGGCTGCGCAGCAGGAAGCGCTCGCCGGCGTCGGTCAGGCTCAAGCGCCGCGTGGTGCGTTGCAGCAGACGCGCCTGAACATGCTCCTCCAGATCCGCGACCAATCGGGAGACCTGCGCGGTCGACAGATCCAGCGCATCGGCAGCCCCGGTGAAACTGGCGCAGTCCACCACGCGGATGAATACGCGCAAGTTATTAAGCACGTCCATAAGCCCCCCTCGGGCGATCACTGTTACGTTTTATGTAAGGCTGCATCCGCCGTTCGCCCCTTTATCCCTCGGTGGCAAAGACTAAAATTCAGACATCAAAACCGACACGGAGCACGCCAACATGAAAACGTTGATCAGTCTGTTGCTGACCGTTATCGCCACCTCGGCCATGGCCGCCGACAACGAACCCCTCGCGGTCCTGTACAACCCGGAGCAGCCACTGGACATCGCCAGCGTGGTTTCTGTGTCGGACACCGCGACCGCGTGCGGAGTCGTGCCGGCAACCATGGTGTATGTCGATCATCAGGGCCAGACCCACCGCGTGACCTACAACGTCATGGGTGATTGCACCAGCAACCTGTGATCAATGGCTCACAGCAAGGTCCACGTGTAGCTGAGGATCAAGCGGTTCTCGTCGATATCACTGCGATAGTTTGAACGCGCCATCGCGTTGCGCACACGGATGCCCAGGCCTTTGAGGCTGCCGCTCTGCAACACATAGCCGATGTCCAGGTCTCGCTCGCGGTCCTTGCCTTCATAGCCCTTGCCGGTATCGACGTTATTGCCGCTGATGTAGCGCACGGTGCTGGTCAGCCCAGGTACGCCGAGCGCCGCGAAGTCGTAGTCGTAGCGCGCCTGCCAGGAACGTTCATCGGTGAAGGCGAACTCGTAGGTCGGCACTTCGTTGCCCAGTGGCGAGATGTTGGCAAACACCCGTGGGAACGCACTGTCACCGAACATGCCCTGATAGCCGACGTAAAACGTATGGCCGCCACGCTTGGCCGACAGCAACGAGAAGAACGCCTGGTTGTCGATGTTGCCCAGCAGTTTCTTGCCGTCCTCGCGCGAATCGTAGTAACCGAGGTTGGCACCGAGGACCCAGTCGCCCACCGGCTCACTGTGTTTTAAACCCAGAAAACGCTGGTTGTAGATATCTTCCAGTTGCCCGTACCAGGCGCTGACCGAGCTGCGCTTGTCGTTGAAGACATAATCAGCGCCGGCAAAATTGAAACCGTCACTGCTGACCTGGCGCTGCGGCACATGGCCCAACATCGCTTGCATCTTTTCGTCGCCAGCCTCGTTGCGCAGGCTGGTCGAACTCAAGTGACCACCCTGCAGCGTCAGGCCATTGATCTCGTTGGAGGTGATGCTTGCGCCCTGATAACTCGGTGGCAGCAAGCGAATATCGCTGAAGGCCAACACTGGCAGGTTGGGTTGCAGCTCACCGACTTTCAGCTCGGTTTTGGAGTAGCGCATCTTCAACGCGCCTTCCAGGCGGCTGTAGTTGTCCGCCGCGCGGCCGTCGTCCTGCACCGGCAGCAAACCGGTATTGGTCCGGTCCGGAGCGCTGTCGAGCTTAAGGCCGAGCAAGCCGATGACGTCCACTCCAAACCCAACGGTGCCCGGGGTGTATCCGGACTTCACGTTGAGGATGAAACCCTGGGCCCACTCTTCAGCCTTCGATTGCTGGTTGGCACCGACGATGTCGGAATAGTCGCGGCTGAAGTAGTAATTGCGCGCCTGCAACGTCGCGGTGGTGTCTTCGACAAAGCCTTTTTCAGCGGCCATCGTGCCTGTGGATAAACTCGAGACGACAGCCAGGGACAACACCGAACCGGTTGTTGGGAGAATCTGTTTCATCGTTTTTCTCTTATTGTTTTTGATCGACGGGTTGAAGGACTTCAGTTGCAGTGGATTTTCGAAGGGGAACGGGACGACGGGCGCTCAACAGCACATGGGTGACCATGCCGAAAATCAGCCCCCAGAACGCTGCGGACAAACCGAACAACGACATGCCCGAAGCCGTGACCAGGAAGGTCACCAGCGCGGCTTCGCGATCGCTCGGCACCGCCATCGCGCCCGTCAACGCGCCAGCAATGGCGGCGAACAAGGCCAGCCCGGCCAGCGCCGCGATCAACTCCTTGGGGAACGCTGAAAACAGCGAGACTAGCGTGGCGCCGAAGATCCCCAACAGCAGATAGCACAGGCCACCGACAACTCCGGCCACGTAGCGTTTGCGAGGATCTTCGTGGGCTTCGCGACCGGTGCAGATCGCAGCGGTGATGGCCGCCAGATTCAGTCCATGGCACCCGAACGGTGCCAGCAGTGCCGTGCCCAGCGCGCTACTGGCGATGATCGGGCTCGCCGGCGTTGGATATCCACTGGCGCGCAGCACCGCCATGCCGGGCACGAACTGACCGGTCAGCGCCACCATCACCAGCGGCAAGGCGATGTTCAGGATCGCACCCAGGCTGAACTCGGGCGCGATCCACACCGGCGTGGCCAGGCCGATCACCAGCGCTTCACGATGCAATTCACCGGTGAACGCGGCAATCGAACACCCCACCAGCAGCACCATCATCACTGCATAACGTGGCATCACACGCTTGCAGATCAGGTAGCAGGCAAACATCGCCAGGACCAGCAACGGCTTGTGCTGCATCGACACGAACAAGCCGCTG contains:
- a CDS encoding type II secretion system F family protein; translated protein: MAVKAAKISVYAWEGIDRKGTKVTGELSAQNPALIKAKLRRQGISPGKVRKKNQSVFNMGKRIKAQDIALFTRQMATMMKAGVPLLQSFDIIGEGFDNPAMRTLVDELKQEVAAGSSFAAALRKKPRYFDELYCNLVDAGEQAGALDTLLERVATYKEKSESLKARIRKAMTYPLVVVFVAAIVTGILLVNVVPQFESVFKGFGAELPAFTVMVIGLSQFMQAWWWVVLGALVTMAFGMRHALRTSPACRDRTDTWLLKLPLVGTLMYKSAVARFARTLSTTFAAGVPLVEALESVAGATGNIVFKRAVLRIRQDVSTGMQLNFAMRTSGVFPNMAIQMTAIGEESGALDAMLDKVAGFYEDNVDNMVDNLTSLMEPFIMVVLGVIVGGLVVAMYLPIFQLGSAI
- a CDS encoding A24 family peptidase translates to MPLNEILTHFPLAFVLLAGITGLLVGSFLNVVIWRLPKMLERDWREQAHDILGLSGETPVPTYNLLLPHSQCPHCAHRIRAWENIPLLSYVFLRGRCSACAAAISPRYPLTELACGALSAFVAWHFGFGWPACLVMVLSWGLLAMSLIDAEHQILPDVLVLPLLWLGLIINSFGLFASLHEALWGAIAGYSVLWAVFWLFKLITGKDGMGYGDFKLLAMLGAWGGWQILPLTILLSSLVGAIIGLMMLRWRNAKTSTPIPFGPYLAIAGWIALLWGGQITDLYWQFVGLK
- the coaE gene encoding dephospho-CoA kinase (Dephospho-CoA kinase (CoaE) performs the final step in coenzyme A biosynthesis.) — its product is MNTPVEKPWILGLTGGIGSGKSAAAQHFIDLGVHVVDADHAARWVVEPGRPALAQIAGHFGPGVLQVDGQLDRAALRKLIFEVPEERRWLEALLHPLIGEEIAHHLALAKSPYAILVSPLLIESGQYAMTQRVLVIDAPEQLQIERTLQRDQTSEQQVQAILKAQSSRQDRVSHADDVVVNDRDLAWLHSEVERLHHFYLTLRGGQS
- the yacG gene encoding DNA gyrase inhibitor YacG, which gives rise to MSQPTTVECPTCGAPVEWTAESKFRPFCSDRCKLIDLGAWASEEHKIPVAPDAEDEMFSGDFDPRH
- a CDS encoding energy-coupling factor ABC transporter permease, which codes for MIGAELLSSQTLAVGWLIYVPVLIWAICRAPWVELFTDSRRQHLLFGTVFALFLLWLVRRDFDTGVSYHFIGMTAVTLLLDWPLALMGGLVAQMGLVLLGRQDLAAVGVNGALLIALPVLVTECCAILVERAQPRNPFVYIFVSGFFAAALSALLCLLLALWLLWFDERFEMPYWLEDFVGYLWLIIFPEAFINGMIVSALVVFCPEWLETFNRTRYLSAPWKDDDPKP
- a CDS encoding LysR family transcriptional regulator, with translation MDVLNNLRVFIRVVDCASFTGAADALDLSTAQVSRLVADLEEHVQARLLQRTTRRLSLTDAGERFLLRSRQIVDAMDEATAEARGAHINPAGRLRVHSMNGLGVLLTPLIARYSELYPDVVFELTLSQRNPDPLEEGHDVVISIAPELADSQMVAQAVGQIYSVPCASPDYLQRRGVPQQPLALSDHQCLRMLDPLYSDQWLFQDEHGEHAVCPAKTFQCNVAESMVKASEAGMGISLLPFYTATRPLSDGTLLRVLPAWRLRERNVYALYPSRRFLDAKVRTWVDFLKSELPKLFAEHDAVMNDSRHWA
- a CDS encoding DUF2790 domain-containing protein, with protein sequence MKTLISLLLTVIATSAMAADNEPLAVLYNPEQPLDIASVVSVSDTATACGVVPATMVYVDHQGQTHRVTYNVMGDCTSNL
- a CDS encoding OprD family porin — translated: MKQILPTTGSVLSLAVVSSLSTGTMAAEKGFVEDTTATLQARNYYFSRDYSDIVGANQQSKAEEWAQGFILNVKSGYTPGTVGFGVDVIGLLGLKLDSAPDRTNTGLLPVQDDGRAADNYSRLEGALKMRYSKTELKVGELQPNLPVLAFSDIRLLPPSYQGASITSNEINGLTLQGGHLSSTSLRNEAGDEKMQAMLGHVPQRQVSSDGFNFAGADYVFNDKRSSVSAWYGQLEDIYNQRFLGLKHSEPVGDWVLGANLGYYDSREDGKKLLGNIDNQAFFSLLSAKRGGHTFYVGYQGMFGDSAFPRVFANISPLGNEVPTYEFAFTDERSWQARYDYDFAALGVPGLTSTVRYISGNNVDTGKGYEGKDRERDLDIGYVLQSGSLKGLGIRVRNAMARSNYRSDIDENRLILSYTWTLL
- a CDS encoding benzoate/H(+) symporter BenE family transporter; protein product: MKAFFQDFSLSAAVAGLIAAVISYAGPLVIIFQAAEAAHFSREVLSSWIWAISIGSAVLGIGLSLRYRVPVIIAWSAPGSALLVTLLPDISMAEAVGAYLVSSLIIFVVGVSGAFDRIISKLPAAIAAAMLAGILFSFGSGLFVSMQHKPLLVLAMFACYLICKRVMPRYAVMMVLLVGCSIAAFTGELHREALVIGLATPVWIAPEFSLGAILNIALPLVMVALTGQFVPGMAVLRASGYPTPASPIIASSALGTALLAPFGCHGLNLAAITAAICTGREAHEDPRKRYVAGVVGGLCYLLLGIFGATLVSLFSAFPKELIAALAGLALFAAIAGALTGAMAVPSDREAALVTFLVTASGMSLFGLSAAFWGLIFGMVTHVLLSARRPVPLRKSTATEVLQPVDQKQ